In Rhipicephalus microplus isolate Deutch F79 chromosome 7, USDA_Rmic, whole genome shotgun sequence, one genomic interval encodes:
- the LOC142767354 gene encoding uncharacterized protein LOC142767354 isoform X1, with amino-acid sequence MNPDFKVRNDSPSGPLHLAHSTNKLWSFAYVTHSLLRELPVSNILHRSIGPLCLPACSHAALQSHRWMLHPNPHSLLRLAWTSWVGKSITVLLSARNSHPGFCLLLALLGRHHTKKPISLWRRLFGSASRCSTVVASGWMKSVLRTTSLIAPRDMPAIY; translated from the exons ATGAATCCTGACTTCAAGGTCCGCAATGACTCAC CTTCGGGACCTCTGCATCTGGCACATTCAACAAACAAGCTCTGGTCCTTCGCTTACGTCACCCACTCTTTGCTCCGTGAACTGCCGGTGTCCAACATCCTTCACAGGAGTATTGGGCCTCTCTGCTTGCCCGCGTGCAGTCACGCGG CTCTTCAATCTCATCGGTGGATGCTACATCCAAACCCACATAGCCTTCTGCGTCTAGCCTGGACCTCTTGGGTGGGCAAGAGCATCACTGTCCTGCTGTCGGCCAGGAATTCGCATCCTGGTTTCTGCCTCTTGCTTGCCTTATTGGGAAGGCATCATACAAAAAAGCCTATATCACTCTGGCGAAGGCTCTTCGGCAGTGCTTCTCGGTGTTCTACGGTGGTCGCTAGCGGGTGGATGAAGAGTGTGCTACGGACTACATCTCTCATTGCCCCCCGAGACATGCCAGCGATCTATTGA
- the LOC142767354 gene encoding uncharacterized protein LOC142767354 isoform X2 has protein sequence MTHLRDLCIWHIQQTSSGPSLTSPTLCSVNCRCPTSFTGVLGLSACPRAVTRLFNLIGGCYIQTHIAFCV, from the exons ATGACTCAC CTTCGGGACCTCTGCATCTGGCACATTCAACAAACAAGCTCTGGTCCTTCGCTTACGTCACCCACTCTTTGCTCCGTGAACTGCCGGTGTCCAACATCCTTCACAGGAGTATTGGGCCTCTCTGCTTGCCCGCGTGCAGTCACGCGG CTCTTCAATCTCATCGGTGGATGCTACATCCAAACCCACATAGCCTTCTGCGTCTAG